Proteins encoded together in one Yersinia mollaretii ATCC 43969 window:
- the cysA gene encoding sulfate/thiosulfate ABC transporter ATP-binding protein CysA yields the protein MSIEIDNISKYFGRTKVLNNIQLDIPSGQMVALLGPSGSGKTTLLRIIAGLENQNAGRLSFHGTDVSRLHARDRRVGFVFQHYALFRHMTVFDNIAFGLTVLPRRERPNAAAIKQKVAQLLEMVQLGHLASRYPSQLSGGQKQRVALARALAVEPQILLLDEPFGALDAQVRKELRRWLRQLHEELKFTSVFVTHDQEEAMEVADRVVVMSQGNIEQVGTPDEVWRDPATRFVLEFLGEVNRLSGEIRGSQLYIGAHHWPLDLAPMHQGSVDLFLRPWEMEVSTQSSDRCPLPVQVLEVSPRGHFWQLTVQPIGWHQDPISVVLPEGNIDAPVRGNRYYVGGLNARLYSGDQLLQPIALAQSA from the coding sequence ATGAGCATTGAGATTGATAATATCAGCAAGTATTTTGGTCGCACCAAGGTACTGAACAACATCCAGCTTGATATTCCTTCTGGCCAGATGGTGGCGCTGCTCGGCCCGTCCGGTTCGGGGAAAACCACCTTGCTGCGCATTATCGCTGGATTGGAAAACCAAAACGCCGGGCGGCTAAGTTTCCACGGCACTGATGTCAGCCGCCTCCATGCCCGTGATCGGCGCGTGGGTTTTGTGTTCCAGCATTACGCGTTATTCCGCCATATGACGGTGTTCGATAACATCGCTTTTGGTCTGACGGTGTTACCGCGCCGTGAGCGCCCCAATGCGGCAGCCATCAAACAGAAAGTGGCGCAGTTACTGGAGATGGTACAATTAGGCCATCTGGCGAGTCGCTATCCATCACAGCTCTCCGGCGGCCAGAAACAGCGTGTTGCTTTAGCACGGGCGCTGGCGGTGGAACCACAAATTCTGTTGCTGGATGAACCTTTCGGCGCGCTGGATGCGCAGGTGCGTAAAGAGCTGCGCCGCTGGTTGCGCCAGTTGCATGAAGAGTTGAAATTCACCAGCGTCTTCGTCACCCACGATCAAGAAGAGGCGATGGAAGTGGCGGATCGCGTGGTGGTGATGAGTCAGGGTAATATCGAGCAAGTTGGTACGCCAGATGAAGTGTGGCGCGACCCAGCCACCCGTTTTGTGCTGGAATTCTTGGGGGAAGTGAATCGCTTGAGCGGAGAGATCCGAGGTTCGCAGCTCTATATTGGCGCGCATCACTGGCCGCTGGACTTGGCCCCAATGCATCAGGGCAGTGTGGATCTGTTCCTGCGCCCATGGGAGATGGAGGTCAGCACTCAATCGAGTGATCGCTGCCCACTGCCGGTGCAGGTGCTGGAAGTTAGCCCGCGTGGTCATTTCTGGCAATTGACCGTGCAACCTATTGGTTGGCATCAAGATCCTATCAGTGTCGTGCTGCCGGAAGGCAATATCGACGCCCCAGTGCGCGGTAATCGCTATTACGTGGGTGGATTGAATGCTCGCTTGTATTCTGGCGATCAATTATTGCAACCCATTGCTTTAGCCCAAAGCGCCTGA